In the genome of Oncorhynchus nerka isolate Pitt River linkage group LG27, Oner_Uvic_2.0, whole genome shotgun sequence, the window agatatcagctgatgtacgaagggttttataaatacatttgatttgctgATTTGGTTGTTAAGTAAAGGAACAAGGAACGTGACAGGGGATCTTTCTTGGAACTGGCTTATGTGTGTCATGGCTGCCGTACAACTTTGTGTCGTTTTTCATTGGATGGAATTCATTGTTAAAAACCAGCAGAAGATAATTTAACTGTAGTGTTTTTACTTCTTCCTCAGAACGGTGAAAAGACCAAACAGACATCATGTCTGAGTGAGTAAAAGTGGATTTCAACATTAGGAAAAAGTTTACAGAATATTTTTTGCATATATCcagaattgtatttattttacaaAATGGAACAAAATGGTCATACCTGTTCCTGAACAACAAGAGAATGACATGTATTGTACTCACTCTTTCTGACAGGAAAAAGATGTCATCGAGCCGCAAGCATCATCTGAAGGTAACCAATGGCAACTTCCATGACTTCTTCATGACCTCTCTAAGATTCTATCCAGTTAGTGACTCAACAGAGATCTTATATAAACAGCTTAGAGAGATCTCTTACCTCTTAAACATTATGACAAAAATACCACTTGTGATTTGTACGATTTTTTACAAACAATCCAACCACTTTTTGATAACAAATGTTAtattaacaaatcaaaaatataaaaGACAATCACTGCTTTGAGGCCTTTCCCTTAGTAAGACttgactatttaaaaaaaaaaaaaaaaaactacattttAAGTGAGAATAAGCATTGGTCTGAAACTGAAAAACAGTGATTCACATGAGCACCGCAATGcctattccacccatgctctaccaaggttttccagcccACAGCTTTGACCTACCACAGTAACCATGTTGGTATGGTACTTCCAGCTATGTGTAGGCAGGTTTCTTAGGATTCAACCCTTCTACCGTAACTAGATCAACACTCCAATTGAAATATAAATGTCATGTAAATGTCTGTAAAATGCTTCAGATAATTCATCTTTCAagtacgtaaaaaaaaaaaagaaggttgCTGTGTTGTTGCTGTCCCCCAGAGCCTGATGCTCCAGATCGCCCAGGAACTGATAGCGGAAGAGGAAGCCCAGTCTTTAGAGGACAGGAAGCAGTACATGAGTGAAAATATCACTCCTCTGCAGCTCACAGGATCCATTGCAGAACTCCAGGTATCACATAGGCTGCGttgagacaggcagcccaattctcatCATTTTATTCACTAATTGTTCTGTTGACcaatcagctctgaaaaatattTGATATGAAAAgacctgatgtgattggtcaatagACCTATTAGTAGAAAAAAAAACATCAGAATTGTCTGTGTTAATGCCAGTTGTAGTTGTTATCGTTTCCTTTCACAATATAACAGTACAATTGGATTGCATTTTACACTAGTAATATCCCATTTAACAACAACGTTTGTAATGTAACACattggctgtctgtctctgtctgtctcagagtcACTGTGATTGTCTCTGAACAGGACCTGTGTAAGAAGATGCACCAGAAGATTGATGTGATAGATGAGGAGAGATACGACCTGGGCAGCAAAGTTGGCAAAAGTGacaaagaggtggggttatatctgatctgtaatggtaaagaggtggggttatatctgatatactgtaatgataaagaggtggggttatatctgatctgtaatgataaagaggtggggttatatctgatatactgtaatgataaagaggtggggttatatctgatctgtaatgataaagaggtggggttatatctgatatactgtaatgataaagaggtggggttatatctgatctgtaatgataaagaggtggggttatatctgatatactgtaatgataaagaggtggggttatatctgatctgtaatgataaagaggtggggttatatctgatatactgtaatgataaagaggtggggttatatctgatatactgtattgataaagaggtggggttatatctgatctgtaatggtaaagaggtggggttatatctgatctgtaatgataaagaggtggggttatatctgatatactgtaatgataaagaggtggggttatatctgatatactgtaatgataaagaggtggggttatatctgatatactgtaatggtaaagaggtgatatctgatctgtaatgataaagaggtggggttatatctgatatactgtaatgataaagaggtggggttatatctgatatactgtaatgataaagaggtggggttatatctgatctgtaatgataaagaggtggggttatatctgatctgtaatgataaagaggtggggttatatctgatatactgtaatggtaaagaggtggggttatatctgatatactgtattgataaagaggtggggttatatctgatctgtaatgataaagaggtggggttatatctgatctgtaatgataaagaggtggggttatatctgatatactgtaatggtaaagaggtggggttatatctgatctgtaatgataaagaggtggggttatatctgatctgtaatgataaagaggtggggttatatctgatctgtaatgataaagaggtggggttatatctgatctgtaatggtaaagaggtggggttatatctgatctgtaatgataaagaggtggggttatatctgatctgtaatgataaagaggtggggttatatctgatatactgtaatggtaaagaggtggggttatatctgatatactgtaatggtaaagaggtggggttatatctgatctgtaatgataaagaggtggggttatatctgatatactgtaatgataaagaggtggggttatatctgatatactgtaatgataaagaggtggggttatatctgatatactgtaatggtaaagaggtggggttatatctgatatactgtaatggtaaagaggtggggttatatctgatatactgtaatggtaaagaggtggggttatatctgatatactgtaatgataaagaggtggggttatatctgatatactgtaatggtaaagaggtggggttatatctgatatactgtaatgataaagaggtggggttatatctgatatactgtaatgataaagaggtggggttatatctgatatactgtaatgataaagaggtggggttatatctgatctgtaatgataaagaggtggggttatatctgatatactgtaatgataaagaggtggggttatatctgatatactgtaatgataaagaggtggggttatatctgatctgtaatgataaagaggtggggttatatctgatatactgtaatgataaagaggtggggttatatctgatatactgtaatgataaagaggtggggttatatctgatatactgtaatgataaagaggtggggttatatctgatctgtaatgataaagaggtggggttatatctgatatactgtaatgataaagaggtggggttatatctgatatactgtaatggtaaagaggtggggttatatctgatatactgtaatgataaagaggtggggttatatctgatatactgtaatgataaagaggtggggttatatctgatctgtaatgataaagaggtggggatatatctgatatactgtaatgataaagaggtggggttatatctgatctgtaatgataaagaggtggggttatatctgatatactgtaatgataaagaggtggggttatatctgatatactgtaatggtaaagaggtggggttatatctgatctgtaatggtaaagaggtggggttatatctgatctgtaatgataaagaggtggggttatatctgatatactgtaatgataaagaggtggggttatatctgatctgtaatggtaaagaggtggggttatatctgatatactgtaatgataaagaggtgggattatatctgatatactgtaatggtaaagaggtggggttatatctgatatactgtaatgataaagaggtggggttatatctgatctgtaatgataaagaggtggggttatatctgatatactgtaatgataaagaggtggggttatatctgatatactgtaatgataaagaggtggggttatatctgatatactgtattgataaagaggtggggttatatctgatatactgtattgataaagaggtggggttatatctgatatactgtaatggtaaagaggtggggttatatctgatctgtaatgatgaagaggtggggttatatctgatctgtaatggtaaagaggtggggttatatctgatatactgtaatgataaagaggtggggttatatctgatatactgtattgataaagaggtggggttatatctgatatactgtaatgataaagaggtggggttatatctgatatactgtaatggtaaagaggtggggttatatctgatatactgtaatgataaagaggtggggttatatctgatctgtaatgataaagaggtggggttatatctgatatactgtaatggtaaagaggtggggttatatctgatatactgtaatgataaagaggtggggttatatctgatctgtaatgataaagaggtggggttatatctgatatactgtattgataaagaggtggggttatatctgatatactgtaatgataaagaggtggggttatatctgatctgtaatgataaagagatggggttatatctgatctgtaatgataaagaggtggggttatatctgatctgtaatgataaagaggtggggttatatctgatctgtaatggtaaagaggtggggttatatctgatatactgtattgataaagaggtggttatatctgatatactgtattgataaagaggtggggttatatctgatctgtaatggtaaagaggtggggttatatctgatctgtaatgataaagaggtggggttatatctgatatactgtaatgataaagaggtggggttatatctgatatactgtaatgataaagaggtggggttatatctgatatactgtattgataaagaggtggggttatatctgatctgtaatgataaagaggtggggttatatctgatatactgtaatgataaagaggtggggttatatctgatatactgtaatgataaagaggtggggttatatctgatctgtaatggtaaagaggtggggttatatctgatatactgtaatgataaagaggtggggttatatctgatctgtaatggtaaagaggtggggttatatctgatctgtaatggtaaagaggtggggttatatctgatatactgtaatgataaagaggtggggttatatctgatatactgtaatgataaagaggtggggttatatctgatctgtaatgataaagaggtggggttatatctgatatactgtaatgataaagaggtggggttatatctgatctgtaatgataaagaggtggggttatatctgatatactgtaatgataaagaggtggggttatatctgatatactgtaatgataaagaggtggggttatatctgatatactgtaatgataaagaggtggggttatatctgatatactgtaatgataaagaggttatatctgatctgtaatgataaagaggttatatctgatctgtatgataaagaggtggggttatatctgtaATGATaaaaagaggtggggttatatctgatctgtaatgataaagaggtggggttatatctgatatactgtaatgataaagaggtggggttatatctgatatactgtaatgataaagaggtggggttatatctgataaagaggtggggttatatctgataatgataaagaggtggggttatatctgatatactgtaatgataaagaggtggggttatatctgataaaaagaggtggggttatatctgatatactgtaatgataaagaggtggggttatatctgatatactgatAAAGAGGTATATCTgataatgataaagaggtggggttatatctgatatactgtaatgataaagaggtggggttaatCTGATATACtgaatggtaaagaggtggggttatatctgatatactgtaatgataaagaggtggggttatatctgatctgtaatgataaagaggtgggttatatctgatatactgtaatgataaagaggtggggttatatctgatatactgtaatgataaagaggtggggttatatctgatctgtaatggtaaagaggtggggttatatctgatctgtaatgataaagaggtggggttatatctgatctgtaatggtaaagaggtggggttatatctgatatactgtaatgataaagaggtggggttatatctgatatactgtaatgataaagaggtggggttatatctgatatactgtaatgataaagaggtggggttatatctgatctgtaatgattatatctgatatactgtaatgataaagaggtggggttatatctgatctgtaatgataaagaggtggggttatatctgatatactgaatgataaagaggtggggttatatctgatatactgtaatggtaaagaggtatatctgatatactgtaatgataaagaggtggggttatatctgatctgtaatgataaagaggtggggttatatctgatctgtaatgaaaGAGGTAATCTgagtaatggtaaagaggtggggttatatctgatctgtaatgataaagaggtggggttatatctgatctgtaatgataaagaggtggggttatatctgatatactgtaatggtaaagaggtgaggttatatctgatatactgtaatgataaagaggtggggttatatctgatatactgtaatggtaaagaggtgaggttatatctgatatactgtaatggtaaagaggtggggttatatctgatatactgtaatgataaagaggtggggttatatctgatctgtaatgataaagaggtggggttatatctgatatactgtaatggtaaagaggtg includes:
- the LOC115120358 gene encoding troponin I, fast skeletal muscle-like — encoded protein: MSEKKMSSSRKHHLKSLMLQIAQELIAEEEAQSLEDRKQYMSENITPLQLTGSIAELQDLCKKMHQKIDVIDEERYDLGSKVGKSDKEIEDLQIKVQDLKGKFKKPVLKKVRMSADAMLQALLGSKHKVSMDLRANLKQVKKEVKEEDKESVGDWRKNIEDKSDRKKMFETTKE